The following coding sequences are from one Schizosaccharomyces osmophilus chromosome 1, complete sequence window:
- the mts4 gene encoding 19S proteasome regulatory subunit Rpn1/Mts4 produces the protein MNPEDINKSSKSNDEMIKDESVKTPSSNEKDQASSVKERNDVVDLSEEDLQLKTDLDMLVERIQENNLDLMSSILTQLKEIIRTSTSSMTAVPKPLKFLRPHYSTLTKTFDSWSEGPLKVQFADILSVLGMSYSDPSKRESLKYRLHGVTSDPSVWGHEYVRHLAAEIGAEFVERQEKDLATDDLMDLALLIVPFFLTHNAEADAIDLLQELGAIEKVTPYVEADNASRVCLYITSCVNLLPFPEDVAMLRTAHAIYRKFNQLTQALNVAIRLDDMSLIREDCEAANDPLLKKQLAYILARQRIPFDMNDEELNDALNNIHLSDHFHYLGKELSLMDPKVPEDIFKSHLEVARTGLGSSGVYSAKQNLANTLVNSFVNAGYSNDRLVLVDDEKSSWIYKNKDSGMISATASIGLLQLWNVDMGLSLLDKYLYSSEENVKAGALLGIGITNVAVRNEADPALAILSEYLETGSTKLRATAILGLGLAYAGSNREDLLDMFAPIVTDVKAPMQLSCLAALTLGLIFVGTCNGDVASTILQTLMERDEAGQNDNWGRFMALGLALLFIGKQDLADATIETLKAIEGDIARQAEILVDVCSYAGTGNVLRIQKLLHICSEPLSADAKESEKSAQSLAALGVAVIAMGEDIGAEMVTRQFDHMMHYGEPFIRKAVPLALGLLSASNPEMRIFDTLSRYSHDNDLDVAYNAIFAMGLVGAGTNNARLAQLLRQLASYYHKESNALFIVRIAQGLLYLGKGTMSLNPYHTDRQILGQTAFAGLMTVALAMLDASSLILDSSHWLLYSMTLAMRPRMLITLGEDGQYLPVSVRVGQAVDVVGQAGRPKVITGWVTHTTPVLLHHNERAELATEAYTPMTTLEGIVILKKNNIEDIEMTA, from the exons ATGAATCCCGAAGACATCAATAAgtcttcaaaaagtaatgaTGAGATGataaaagatgaaagcGTAAAAACGCCATCTtctaatgaaaaagatcaAGCAAGTTCtgttaaagaaagaaatgatgTGGTGGATTTG TCGGAAGAAGATTTACAACTTAAAACCGATTTAGATATGCTGGTAGAAcgaattcaagaaaataatCTAGACTTAATGAGTTCCATTCTTACacaattgaaagaaatcattAGAACCTCTACATCTTCTATGACAGCGGTTCCTAAGCCCCTTAAGTTTTTACGACCCCATTATTCGACTTTGACAAAGACGTTCGACTCTTGGAGCGAGGGGCCTTTGAAAGTACAATTTGCTGATATCCTTTCCGTTTTAGGAATGTCATATAGTGACCCTAGCAAACGGGAATCATTAAAATATCGCTTGCATGGTGTTACTAGTGATCCTTCTGTCTGGGGTCATGAATATGTGCGACACCTAGCAGCTGAAATAGGAGCTGAATTTGTTGAGCGTCAAGAAAAGGATCTGGCAACTGATGACCTTATGGATCTTGCACTTCTCATTGtacctttctttttgactCACAATGCTGAAGCTGATGCCATTGATTTACTACAAGAATTAGGTGCGATTGAAAAGGTTACCCCTTACGTTGAGGCTGATAACGCATCTCGTGTATGCTTATACATAACGAGTTGTGTAAATCTGCTCCCATTTCCTGAAGATGTGGCCATGCTTAGAACAGCTCATGCTATTTATCGAAAATTTAATCAACTCACACAAGCTCTAAATGTTGCTATTCGCCTTGATGATATGTCGTTAATTCGAGAGGATTGCGAGGCAGCAAATGACCCATTGTTAAAAAAGCAGTTAGCATACATTTTAGCAAGACAACGAATTCCTTTTGATATGAATGACGAAGAGTTAAATGATGCTTTGAACAACATTCATTTGTCTGATCACTTTCATTATCTTGGAAAAGAACTTAGCCTTATGGATCCTAAAGTTCCTGAagatatttttaaaagtcaCTTGGAAGTGGCCCGGACGGGCCTTGGCTCATCTGGTGTTTACTCGGCTAAACAGAATCTAGCTAATACCTTAgttaattcttttgttaatGCTGGATATAGTAATGATCGACTTGTTTTGGTTGACGATGAGAAATCATCTTGgatttataaaaacaaagactCCGGCATGATCAGTGCCACCGCTTCTATCGGATTATTGCAGTTATGGAACGTTGATATGGGGCTTTCTTTACTTGACAAATATCTTTACTCTTCGGAGGAAAATGTCAAAGCAGGAGCTTTATTGGGAATTGGTATAACTAATGTTGCCGTTCGTAATGAGGCCGACCCTGCATTAGCTATTTTATCTGAATATCTTGAAACAGGATCTACGAAACTTCGAGCTACTGCTATTTTAGGATTAGGTTTGGCGTACGCTGGATCTAACCGGGAAGATTTGCTTGATATGTTTGCCCCCATAGTCACTGATGTGAAAGCACCAATGCAACTTTCTTGCTTAGCAGCATTGACATTAGGATTAATCTTCGTCGGTACATGCAATGGTGATGTAGCTAGCACTATCTTGCAAACTTTAATGGAGCGTGATGAAGCTGGGCAAAACGATAACTGGGGTCGTTTTATGGCTCTTGGTCTCGCATTGTTGTTCATTGGTAAGCAGGATTTGGCTGATGCTACCATCGAGACATTAAAGGCTATTGAAGGAGACATTGCTAGACAAGCAGAAATTCTGGTTGACGTTTGCTCGTATGCTGGTACAGGAAACGTCTTACGAATTCAAAAGTTACTACATATTTGCAGTGAACCGCTCAGTGCTGATGCAAAGGAGAGTGAGAAGAGTGCACAATCCTTGGCAGCTTTGGGTGTTGCAGTTATTGCAATGGGCGAGGACATTGGTGCTGAAATGGTTACTAGGCAATTTGATCACATGATGCATTATGGCGAACCGTTTATAAGAAAAGCAGTTCCTTTGGCACTTGGCTTACTTTCCGCTTCAAATCCCGAAATGAGAATTTTTGATACTCTTTCTCGATATAGTCATGACAACGATCTCGATGTCGCCTATAACGCAATTTTTGCTATGGGTCTCGTTGGTGCCGGTACAAATAATGCTCGTTTAGCCCAATTACTTCGACAATTGGCTAGCTACTATCACAAGGAATCTAATGCACTGTTCATTGTACGCATTGCCCAAGGGTTGCTTTACCTTGGTAAAGGAACCATGTCGTTGAATCCATATCACACTGATCGTCAAATTCTGGGTCAGACAGCCTTTGCTGGTCTCATGACAGTTGCACTCGCAATGCTAGATGCAAGCTCATTAATCCTTGATTCCTCACACTGGCTTCTGTATAGTATGACTTTGGCCATGAGACCACGGATGCTTATTACACTTGGTGAGGACGGACAGTATCTTCCAGTCAGCGTACGCGTTGGTCAAGCAGTTGATGTTGTTGGACAAGCTGGACGTCCAAAGGTGATAACGGGTTGGGTTACTCATACAACGCCTGTGTTATTACATCACAATGAGAGAGCAGAGCTCGCGACCGAAGCTTACACACCAATGACCACCCTAGAAGGGATtgtgattttgaaaaaaaataatatcgAGGACATTGAAATGACTGCTTAG
- the mor2 gene encoding morphogenesis protein Mor2: MNLNETAQEEPLYGEEINTSSQEEQQHSAVDYALHILFTQFVRISEQKIFYLSRHQFNQQTQPSQVSFIVNEQDAIRLLRKGKDEEFDRCIQALIGLAIKKPVAVIESLLYWRKVRVSVTNSKNVPHLVAERKNFVSVYILCRSLSEITESLPNNTLEETTVSSLLECIFHQLLNPKNLPTNSSSLRLANWESFAYLLGSLSRFNFVMVSDRFIEEIENLEKSNMDTEVREAYLIYILRAMRHLHIRLYPIAHLEECVAFLESLASFFIKSNQAVRIEHAFLFENLLSPLIIHATFEVNIPAWVRTIHTLYPIAFKSCTKSKYWQVWFPFLCSLLCLSPKEFFLENWLPTLEASFVRIKDRRLRNTGLKSVAKVFWVCFNRLQEITDETLKAITYILKPIFLQGKTFNVTPFATVDEVEGFSQILRVLAPHYPNYIINEILEPLLMDVFDENMGCEKMMIVIRSSYYVLQDIKQKNSPKELFNFIEFQFIDLWSNAAGSCWETFIKNISNSALFLTLQLSNDINRYYNSRNSAGYLGLYSNSLKIFPCLVGKIEPKIIDAYIKCLNCPNKVIQLSCHNALLYFASKLNKTKPIISCLSRKLVQGSEHLLCTYHEVIQIWIQQQEAVIEKRSSYLSTKSSHASDSESTSMGKQDYDETQSWMIIEEIQSLAVLHLSSPSVDIRQFAVALLNDVKKLNTEYLVLSSDNYTDGEVCSEPTIVDVLKDCDASILSVESHLPTAAERSRLRKFINDGTKDMLLKLATSNSGVDISIWYNVFPKFIKLCFERFPTTMALLRNTVCTKLPSITSTLLSKIDTSDTNFNLKIAVKNNEFPEYLLVQWKLYLIVACCTITYTSNLDLSQTNLRRALTAVQSGTHLRSLQETMKITSAESLFSMILPLIFVEFSPIREAVVFATGCININAFPQLVKSLKPYISFLKEEKPEFLLRNLNFSNFGRRNKSDNLLRSEIAHIFALTSHLLIHDSIREEGDTLLIISEFLKDLKIFLTSCTQTDVSSFKIKCYFAQLLEKLILFQNLNDGLEILPLSGRVSCWKLLDEWTGFGPAQEIMKNHQDEIRFNIVESHKDIRERDRLLASFEAAKQNLEYLAIKAMITLSTSRLHQELDEAIFSFDVEVLLNWYTAILHSPSKVIINLARKGLCTLLIKNCDYELLLQKVIEKCFLQGIPQQICDFFFLALSEMLIQTEVGHLSIPKLLPLCLVKLSANNISVRLKAFELLGKFRLNSFTLTAMMEMKSFLESSNPALYLKPQYLFSVQLASDFSGDSFALTSECLRYFNYGDFHRRGLVTVLLPWLQNLELKMDVGNKTFEFYTVTTLIGLIEITTKYTKDLPNEIEALWTSLALSGHKKNWTVILFFLMQQCFNRKTFAFVECTRQITIYLAKTELLLGLYATLLSFISSTNVSNENQEIFSYSIENSNHTYIADLDILFPSEKDSIFYSPCQLALLLLMDIVPNPSIMIGANEVATILQAAFIQLDHYSKIVQKQCRQIIHYIVEKVQAMEGRLYSDDNYFSLLGSENIFSANTKIDRLKDFTTTRYDHLITKTNEVLVNTYPDLIQIWGKIALNWATTCPSRRLACNSFQVFRCLLPKFDTDIQLNLIARLVGTISDQEKYLCAYSVEILATINAYVRAMEPSDLMLYPQLFWTSVACLTTVHEEEFLHAVKITYDYLKRTEHLPEFPQHLIDSLPKSWYEQFDGLHLLVLRGFRSTKSFELSMRLFMLLMTYGDKDIVGNVDFRLLTCLLVSLPAMLTTYERPEKLSFNLDDYCEKLTSLAYSYENIELIELIKTFMNRQFRSSDDFLKCAVSYITSNFFEDFALEIITILSMFLSNNMPWIRKSTLRILDNVLPKLHFDDKTYSGLGLNLISPLLRLLSTDYVMDALKLLTMPLSISGPSDVQTFKLLMVDPKTKSTDARFAHFCEIPDETGWCEPNADYALTLTKKNVHTIFYTCPETGDSLKTPEIRFHAEEVSNYPRHIPTNSRGSSGENSLGELVTTLHSLDAFFADDKDEHLPESSDLSDHNTVVYNDTTDDYDDQIVSILSGNLKREREGWIPYESSVFGNYVASEENDELTDSSTGTPGRSHKASLMSKLKPLYFSDSDPSYPTLNRINNFSDFRPSLEELRQPTDFKGLTDWNMEDPETSDSKFPSNGLPLHENYYHLRTMFHAGESNNSLNHSFV; this comes from the coding sequence ATGAACTTGAATGAAACTGCTCAAGAAGAACCTTTATATGGGGAGGAAATTAATACTTCCTCACAAGAAGAACAACAACACTCAGCGGTTGATTATGCTCTGCATATACTATTTACACAGTTCGTTAGGATATCAGagcaaaaaatattttaccTTTCTCGTCATCAATTCAATCAACAAACACAACCGAGTCAAGTTTCATTTATAGTGAACGAACAAGATGCAATTCGTCTTCTacggaaaggaaaagatgaagaattcGACAGATGCATTCAAGCTTTAATTGGCCTTGCTATAAAAAAACCCGTGGCCGTGATTGAATCGCTTCTTTATTGGAGAAAAGTCCGCGTCAGTGTTACTAACTCCAAAAATGTTCCACATCTCGTAGCagaaaggaagaacttTGTCTCTGTTTATATCCTTTGCCGCTCCTTGTCCGAAATAACAGAAAGTCTCCCCAATAATACCCTTGAAGAAACCACAGTTTCTTCGTTACTAGAATGCATTTTCCATCAGTTGttgaatccaaaaaatcttccgaccaattcttcttctttgagGCTCGCAAATTGGGAGAGCTTTGCTTACTTATTGGGAAGTCTTTCTCGCTTCAATTTTGTCATGGTATCCGATCGATTTATagaagaaatcgaaaatctagaaaaatcaaacatGGATACCGAAGTTAGGGAAGCTTATCTTATATATATTCTCCGTGCTATGAGACATCTTCACATACGCTTATACCCGATAGCACACTTGGAGGAATGTGTCGCATTCCTGGAATCTTTAGcatcttttttcatcaaatcaAATCAAGCAGTGCGGATTGAGCATGCTTTTCTGTTTGaaaatcttctttctccACTTATTATACATGCCACCTTTGAAGTAAATATCCCTGCCTGGGTACGCACCATACACACCCTTTATCCCATTGCATTTAAGTCATGTACCAAATCCAAATATTGGCAAGTATGgtttcctttcctttgttCGTTATTATGCCTTTCCCCgaaagagttttttttagaaaactGGTTGCCAACGTTGGAGGCTTCTTTTGTTCGTATAAAAGATAGACGACTTCGAAATACAGGTTTAAAATCCGTGGCCAAGGTTTTTTGGGTCTGTTTTAATCGTCTTCAAGAAATTACGGATGAAACATTAAAAGCCATCACCTACATTTTAAAGCCTATATTTTTACAAGGAAAGACTTTTAATGTTACCCCATTTGCTACAGTCGATGAAGTTGAAGGGTTCTCGCAAATCCTAAGAGTTCTTGCTCCTCATTATCCGAACTATAtaataaatgaaattttggaGCCCCTATTAATGGATGTCTTTGATGAGAACATGGGTTGTGAGAAAATGATGATCGTAATACGTTCCTCGTATTATGTATTGCAGGATATCAAGCAAAAAAACTCCCCTAAAgaattgtttaattttatcGAGTTTCAATTTATTGATCTATGGAGTAATGCAGCAGGTTCTTGCTGGGAAAcgtttataaaaaatatatcaAACAGTGCTCTTTTTCTAACGCTGCAACTCTCGAACGACATCAATCGCTATTATAACTCACGAAATTCTGCTGGTTACTTGGGCTTATATAGCAATTccttaaaaatttttccttgtttagTTGGTAAAATTGAACCAAAAATAATCGATGCATACATCAAGTGCTTAAATTGTCCTAACAAAGTCATTCAACTCTCGTGTCATAATGCTCTTCTCTATTTTGCATCAAAGCTCAATAAGACTAAGCCAATAATTTCATGTTTATCTAGAAAGCTTGTTCAAGGATCAGAGCACTTACTTTGTACTTATCACGAAGTTATACAAATTTGGATTCAACAACAGGAGGCTGTAATTGAAAAACGAAGTTCTTATTTAAGTACCAAATCTAGTCATGCTTCAGACAGTGAGAGCACAAGCATGGGGAAGCAGGATTATGATGAAACTCAAAGCTGGATGattattgaagaaattcaatCACTTGCTGTTTTGCATCTTTCTTCTCCCTCCGTTGATATTCGCCAATTTGCAGTAGCTTTGCTCAACGAtgtgaaaaaattaaacacGGAATACCTAGTGTTATCTTCTGATAACTATACGGATGGAGAAGTCTGTTCTGAGCCTACTATCGTCGATGTATTGAAAGATTGTGACGCTTCTATTCTAAGCGTAGAGAGTCATCTTCCAACTGCTGCTGAACGTTCACGTTTACGAAAATTCATAAACGACGGTACAAAAGATATGTTGCTCAAGCTTGCAACTTCAAATAGTGGGGTTGATATATCAATTTGGTATAAcgtttttccaaaatttataaaactTTGCTTTGAACGGTTCCCGACTACGATGGCGTTATTAAGGAACACCGTGTGTACCAAATTACCTAGCATAACATCAACATTGCTTTCGAAAATTGACACCTCAGACAccaattttaatttaaaaattgcTGTGAAAAATAACGAATTTCCTGAGTATCTCCTTGTCCAGTGGAAGTTGTATTTAATTGTTGCTTGTTGCACTATTACTTATACCTCTAATCTGGACTTATCGCAAACAAACTTACGACGAGCTTTAACAGCAGTTCAGTCCGGTACTCATTTACGAAGCTTACAGGAGACTATGAAGATTACTTCTGCTGAAAGCCTTTTTAGCATGATACTCCCATTAATTTTCGTCGAATTTTCCCCTATTCGCGAGGCTGTAGTGTTTGCTACTGGTTGTATTAACATAAATGCATTTCCCCAACTAGTCAAATCTTTAAAGCCttatatttcatttttaaaggAGGAGAAACCGGAGTTTTTGCTTCGGAATCTAAACTTCTCAAACTTCGGACGACGCAATAAATCTGATAACCTACTGAGGTCTGAAATAGCTCATATCTTTGCTCTAACTTCTCACCTTTTGATACATGACTCGATTAGAGAGGAAGGTGATACTTTGTTAATTATATCTGAGTTTTTAAAGGATCtaaaaatctttttaaCTTCTTGTACGCAAACTGATGTGAGTTCATTTAAGATTAAATGCTATTTTGCGCAACTTCTCGAGAAACTAATATTATTCCAAAATCTGAACGACGGGCTCGAAATTCTGCCACTGTCTGGTCGAGTGTCTTGTTGGAAACTCTTAGATGAGTGGACCGGTTTTGGTCCAGCACAAGAAATCatgaaaaatcatcaagaTGAAATTCGTTTTAATATAGTTGAAAGCCATAAAGATATAAGGGAACGTGATCGTCTCCTTGCGTCGTTTGAAGCAGCTAAACAGAACCTTGAATATTTGGCAATTAAAGCTATGATAACTTTGAGCACTTCTAGGCTTCATCAAGAACTAGATGAAGctatattttctttcgacGTCGAGGTTTTACTGAATTGGTATACGGCCATTTTACACTCTCCTTCCAAAGTTATTATTAACCTTGCTAGAAAGGGCCTGTGTACCTTACTAATAAAAAACTGCGATTATGAGTTACTACTTCAAAAAGTGATagaaaaatgttttttacaAGGAATTCCACAACAAATAtgtgattttttctttttggccCTCTCAGAAATGCTCATTCAAACTGAAGTTGGACATTTAAGTATTCCAAAGTTATTACCGCTTTGTCTAGTAAAGCTCTCTGCAAACAATATATCCGTTAGGCTGAAAGCTTTTGAGCTATTAGGAAAATTCCGGCTGAACAGCTTTACGTTAACGGCCATGATGGAAATGAAGAGCTTCTTAGAATCGAGTAATCCTGCTCTATATTTAAAACCTCAGTACTTATTTTCAGTTCAACTTGCTAGTGATTTTTCCGGGGATTCTTTTGCGTTGACATCCGAATGCTTGAGATATTTTAACTATGGTGATTTTCATCGACGAGGATTAGTTACCGTTTTGCTTCCTTGGTTACAAAACCTGGAGCTCAAAATGGATGTCGGTAATAAAACATTTGAATTTTATACCGTCACCACATTGATTGGCTTAATCGAAATTACCACGAAATACACTAAGGATTTGCCTAACGAGATTGAAGCACTTTGGACGTCTTTAGCTTTGTCTGGACataagaaaaattggactgtaattttatttttcttgatgCAACAATGCTTTAATCGAAAAACTTTTGCGTTTGTTGAATGTACACGACAAATCACAATTTACCTTGCAAAAACCGAACTGCTTTTGGGCTTGTACGCTACATTGTTGTCTTTTATATCTTCAACTAATGTTTCCAACGAAAATCAGGAAATATTTTCCTACAGTAttgaaaattcaaatcATACATACATTGCAGATCTAgatatcctttttccttcgGAAAAAGATTCGATATTCTATTCACCATGCCAATTGGCTTTATTACTATTAATGGACATAGTCCCTAATCCATCTATTATGATTGGGGCTAATGAGGTAGCTACAATCCTTCAAGCAGCTTTCATACAATTGGATCATTATTCTAAAATAGTTCAAAAGCAATGCCGTCAAATCATTCACTATattgttgaaaaagttCAAGCAATGGAAGGGAGGTTGTATTCTGATGATAACTATTTTAGCTTGCTGGGTTCTGAAAATATATTCTCCGCCAACACGAAAATCGATCGTTTGAAAGACTTCACGACTACTCGCTATGATCACTTAATTACCAAAACCAATGAAGTGTTAGTAAACACCTATCCGGATTTGATACAGATATGGGGTAAAATAGCCTTGAACTGGGCTACAACATGCCCTTCAAGGCGACTAGCTTGTAATTCATTTCAGGTTTTCCGTTGTCTGCTTCCCAAGTTTGATACTGACATTCAATTAAATTTAATAGCCAGATTAGTTGGAACAATTTCCGATCAAGAAAAGTACTTATGCGCTTATTCTGTTGAAATACTTGCCACTATAAATGCGTACGTTAGGGCTATGGAGCCTTCTGATCTGATGCTTTATCCTCAATTATTTTGGACTTCAGTGGCATGCCTCACTACTGTTCACGAAGAAGAGTTTTTACACGCAGTGAAAATTACATATGACTATCTTAAAAGAACAGAACATCTTCCAGAATTCCCTCAACACTTAATAGACTCTTTACCGAAGTCATGGTACGAGCAGTTTGATGGCCTTCATCTATTAGTATTACGAGGTTTTCGatcaacaaaatcatttgAGTTGTCAATGCGCTTATTCATGCTCCTAATGACTTACGGAGATAAAGATATAGTTGGAAATGTCGACTTTAGACTTTTAACGTGCTTGTTAGTTTCATTACCGGCAATGCTGACAACGTACGAAAGACCTGAAAAACTATCATTTAATTTGGATGATTATTGTGAGAAATTAACGAGTTTGGCATATTCATATGAGAATATTGAATTAATCGAGTTGATAAAAACGTTTATGAACAGACAGTTTAGGAGCTCGGATGACTTTTTAAAATGTGCTGTCTCATATATAACCtctaacttttttgaagattttgcCTTAGAAATTATAACCATTctttcaatgtttttgtCAAATAATATGCCATGGATTCGGAAATCTACACTGAGGATTTTGGATAACGTACTACCAAAGCTGCATTTTGACGATAAAACATATAGCGGCCTTGGAttaaatttaatttctCCTTTACTCAGACTGTTATCAACCGATTATGTGATGGATGCATTAAAGCTTTTGACTATGCCATTGTCTATTTCAGGGCCTTCAGACGTGCAGACGTTTAAGCTGCTAATGGTTGATCCAAAGACCAAAAGCACTGACGCTAGATTTGCTCACTTTTGTGAAATACCTGACGAAACCGGCTGGTGTGAACCCAACGCTGATTATGCACTAACATTGACCAAGAAGAACGTACACACCATCTTTTATACATGCCCCGAAACAGGTgattctttgaaaactcCTGAAATTCGATTTCATGCTGAAGAGGTATCAAACTATCCTCGACATATTCCTACGAACAGCCGCGGGTCTTCTGGAGAGAATTCTTTGGGTGAACTCGTAACTACTTTACACAGCCTTGACGCTTTCTTTGCAGATGATAAAGATGAGCATTTACCTGAGTCGAGTGATTTGTCAGATCATAACACAGTGGTATACAACGATACTACTGATGACTACGATGACCAGATAGTCTCCATACTCTCTGGAAATTTAAAACGAGAAAGGGAAGGTTGGATTCCGTATGAATCCAGCGTATTTGGAAATTACGTTGCATCAGAAGAGAATGATGAATTGACAGACTCGTCAACTGGTACTCCAGGTCGTTCACATAAAGCATCGCTAATGTCAAAATTGAAGcctctttatttttctgaTAGTGACCCAAGTTATCCGACATTAAATCGCATTAACAATTTCTCAGATTTTCGTCCTTCGCTAGAAGAGCTCCGACAACCCACTGATTTTAAGGGTTTGACTGACTGGAATATGGAAGACCCAGAAACATCAgattcaaaatttccaTCTAATGGGCTACCATTACATGAAAACTATTATCATTTGCGGACTATGTTTCATGCGGGTGAAAGCAATAATTCTTTGAatcattcttttgtttaa
- the mrp7 gene encoding mitochondrial ribosomal protein subunit L27 has protein sequence MIGKSTFMNELSSALLRRQSPSPLRLMPFSLTFPPIRTSAKHGGGSAKNSGDSAGRRLGVKRSENQYVNAGEILIRQRGTKFHPGDNAKLGRDFTIFATVSGYVKFFQKQISLRRTRKYVGIVFDRQTSLPRPEEEPTIRRVNKFIVPEVSSAAASS, from the coding sequence ATGATTGGAAAATCGACGTTTATGAATGAGTTATCCTCAGCTTTGCTTCGCAGGCAAAGTCCAAGTCCCTTGAGACTAATGCCTTTTTCCTTAACGTTTCCTCCTATTCGAACATCAGCCAAGCATGGAGGAGGTTCTGCAAAGAATTCAGGTGATTCAGCTGGCCGTCGTCTTGGTGTTAAGCGTTCAGAGAACCAATACGTGAATGCTGGTGAAATTTTGATACGACAAAGAGGTACAAAGTTCCATCCTGGAGACAATGCCAAACTTGGACGTGATTTTACTATTTTTGCAACCGTTTCCGGGTACGttaaattttttcaaaagcaaatctCCCTTCGCCGCACCAGGAAGTATGTTGGTATCGTTTTTGATCGACAAACCAGCTTGCCTAGACCAGAGGAAGAACCAACTATTCGAAGAGTTAACAAGTTTATTGTACCAGAAGTCTCCTCGGCCGCTGCTTCTTcttaa